One genomic region from Kineobactrum salinum encodes:
- a CDS encoding 2Fe-2S iron-sulfur cluster-binding protein, whose protein sequence is MPSITISTRENEQHIVESENDMSLMEVIREAGIDEVAAICGGCCSCATCHVYIEPGFMQNLPKISEDEDALLDSTSHRNENSRLSCQVTISDDLNGMRVVIAPED, encoded by the coding sequence ATGCCGAGTATTACCATCTCTACCAGAGAAAATGAACAGCATATCGTGGAATCAGAAAACGATATGAGTTTGATGGAGGTAATCCGGGAGGCCGGTATAGATGAAGTGGCGGCAATCTGTGGTGGATGCTGTTCCTGTGCAACCTGCCACGTCTATATCGAGCCCGGGTTTATGCAAAATTTGCCAAAGATCAGTGAGGACGAAGATGCCCTTTTGGATAGTACATCTCACCGGAATGAGAATTCCCGTTTGTCCTGCCAGGTAACGATTTCCGATGACCTCAATGGGATGAGGGTAGTTATTGCTCCTGAAGATTAA
- a CDS encoding aromatic-ring-hydroxylating dioxygenase subunit beta codes for MNQDTTSAAERVGDTVNSEYIMLKEKIEHFFAYEGELLDERNFDAWLELFAEDARYWMPLARNVKHNDTEAEYTREQSDAAWFDEDKKTLLQRVMQLKGGDHWAEEPFSRTTHIITNIRIQSRSETDVTVKSRFIVYVNRREEEVRLFVGKRIDVLRITDHGFLVQKRSIFLDQSKLLFKNLTTFF; via the coding sequence ATGAATCAGGACACGACAAGCGCGGCTGAGCGTGTGGGAGACACGGTAAACAGTGAATATATAATGTTGAAGGAAAAGATCGAGCACTTTTTCGCCTATGAAGGTGAGCTTCTGGACGAAAGGAACTTTGATGCCTGGCTGGAGTTGTTTGCGGAAGATGCCCGCTATTGGATGCCGCTTGCGAGAAATGTCAAACACAATGATACCGAGGCGGAATATACACGCGAGCAATCAGATGCCGCCTGGTTCGACGAGGACAAGAAGACGCTTCTCCAGCGCGTAATGCAGCTCAAGGGCGGCGATCACTGGGCCGAAGAACCCTTTTCCCGCACTACTCATATCATCACCAATATCCGCATCCAGAGTCGATCGGAAACAGACGTGACGGTCAAGAGCAGGTTTATCGTCTATGTGAACCGCCGTGAGGAAGAGGTGCGTCTGTTCGTGGGCAAGCGCATCGATGTTCTGCGCATTACCGATCATGGTTTCCTTGTCCAAAAGCGCTCCATTTTTCTGGATCAGAGCAAGTTACTGTTCAAGAACCTTACAACGTTCTTCTGA
- a CDS encoding aromatic ring-hydroxylating oxygenase subunit alpha, producing the protein MAKDKDVNMKCNSNDERLVDAEAGLVDRTVFTDQKIFEREITEVFGKSWLFVGHESQIPNSDDFFLSQAGRDAVVVTRDSDGEVQVLLNVCTHRGMPVCRYDQGNAKMFTCPYHGWTFSNKGDLTGLPLAKEGYCDRLDRKQWGLVKARVTCYYGSIWATFNDEVLPFEETLGDMTLMLRDFLQGPDGEDDGLEVVDGILKFEIHSNWKLGAENSAGDLYHDVSHNSVQRVGIALSGLRGRHAWNADKHTFKTLNVAYPEGGHAARVNLYDDEQREYHSQWSQIPEVDDYFREAHDARQKRLGEKGRLLNRGGIVFPSIAYNSANRWQITLAVPRSPGRTEMWKWYFVPKKAPQEVKDALRHYLLRYGGPSGMVEQDDIENWASAQVGAQSLAAQHLPMNYMLHMGEAKWAWPVPWLGEGAYVDEGVSEHAQRVFYQRWSEMMGHPVRSRGQEESK; encoded by the coding sequence GTGGCAAAAGATAAGGACGTTAACATGAAATGTAATTCAAATGATGAGCGACTGGTCGATGCTGAAGCGGGGTTGGTGGACAGAACGGTCTTTACGGATCAAAAGATCTTTGAGAGAGAGATAACCGAGGTCTTCGGCAAGTCGTGGCTATTTGTGGGGCACGAGAGTCAGATTCCGAACAGTGACGATTTCTTTCTCTCCCAGGCAGGCCGGGATGCTGTTGTCGTAACGCGTGATTCAGACGGTGAGGTTCAGGTGCTTCTCAATGTCTGCACCCACCGTGGCATGCCGGTCTGCCGGTATGACCAGGGGAATGCCAAGATGTTCACCTGTCCCTATCACGGCTGGACTTTCTCGAACAAAGGGGATCTGACCGGACTGCCGCTGGCAAAGGAAGGCTACTGCGACAGGCTCGACCGCAAGCAGTGGGGCCTGGTCAAAGCGCGGGTAACCTGCTACTACGGATCGATCTGGGCAACTTTCAATGACGAAGTACTGCCCTTCGAGGAAACGCTGGGCGACATGACGTTGATGTTGCGAGATTTTCTGCAGGGCCCGGATGGCGAGGACGACGGTCTCGAAGTGGTCGACGGTATTCTGAAGTTTGAAATTCACAGCAACTGGAAGCTGGGCGCGGAAAATAGCGCCGGTGACCTCTATCATGATGTCAGCCACAATTCGGTACAGCGCGTCGGTATTGCCCTTTCCGGCCTGCGTGGCCGCCATGCGTGGAATGCCGACAAACACACTTTCAAGACGCTGAATGTCGCCTATCCGGAGGGTGGACATGCCGCCCGTGTTAATCTCTATGACGATGAACAGCGGGAGTATCATTCGCAGTGGTCGCAAATCCCCGAGGTAGACGACTATTTCCGTGAGGCACATGACGCGCGCCAGAAGCGGCTGGGCGAAAAGGGGCGCCTGCTTAACCGGGGCGGTATCGTGTTTCCCAGCATTGCCTACAATTCAGCCAATCGTTGGCAAATTACGCTGGCGGTGCCAAGGTCACCGGGCAGGACGGAAATGTGGAAGTGGTACTTCGTGCCCAAGAAAGCACCGCAGGAAGTCAAAGACGCCTTGCGGCATTATCTGCTGCGCTATGGCGGCCCCTCGGGGATGGTGGAGCAGGACGACATCGAGAACTGGGCCTCGGCCCAGGTTGGCGCGCAAAGCCTTGCTGCGCAACACTTACCGATGAATTATATGCTTCATATGGGGGAGGCCAAATGGGCCTGGCCCGTACCCTGGCTGGGTGAGGGAGCCTATGTCGATGAAGGCGTATCCGAACATGCGCAGCGGGTGTTCTATCAGCGGTGGTCTGAGATGATGGGACATCCGGTCCGTAGCCGCGGACAGGAGGAAAGCAAATGA
- a CDS encoding arylsulfatase, whose product MFEVVAALISMQLYLVIALVASLAAGFPPAAAQPSVAEQVLPDKPLAQRPNFLVIVADDLGWSDLGSFGGEIATPNLDALAYSGVRFSGFHTAPACSPTRAMLMSGVDNHQAGLGTMAELPNQATRGVPGYETYLNDRVATIAELLHAGGYRTLMSGKWHLGMTPDRGPSVRGFEQSFALLDGASNHFGTDQSRAWREAGFAPTYRENGRPARFPEGAYSSDYFTDRLIRLLEDGAGQANDSRPFFAYLAFTAPHWPIQAPQKDIAKYKGRYDGGYEVLSRARLARQKRLGLVPLDAVPHAMELARPWDSLSTEEKEIEARKMEVYAAMVDRMDWNIGRLVAALKRLGWYNNTLVLFLADNGPDGREDLSPDHLNNLPPAPEIGVDNGLENIGNATSYVSYGPGWAQANSTPSRLMKGYPTEGGIRVAAFAAGKLVKGGGRILNANLDVRDVAPTLLDLAGLSQPARFAGRPILPYEGRSMRKVLNGRMSIVRSADEPLGYELLYRRALRKGDWKAVFLPKPEKGAPVRSVGEGRWQLFNIADDPGETSDLADLKPAKLQELVADYESYAREKGVVPLYP is encoded by the coding sequence GTGTTTGAAGTCGTGGCGGCGCTGATATCAATGCAGCTATATCTTGTAATCGCTCTTGTTGCGTCACTGGCTGCGGGTTTCCCGCCCGCCGCTGCCCAGCCCTCCGTTGCAGAACAAGTGTTGCCGGACAAGCCATTGGCACAGCGACCCAATTTCCTGGTGATTGTTGCTGACGATCTGGGCTGGTCGGACCTCGGCAGCTTCGGCGGCGAGATTGCAACGCCCAATCTGGATGCATTGGCGTACTCCGGCGTACGCTTCAGCGGATTTCACACGGCACCGGCATGTTCCCCGACTCGCGCCATGCTGATGAGTGGTGTCGACAATCACCAAGCGGGACTTGGCACCATGGCTGAGTTGCCCAATCAGGCCACGCGCGGTGTGCCCGGCTATGAGACATATCTGAACGATCGTGTCGCCACCATCGCAGAACTGCTGCACGCCGGTGGCTACAGGACCTTGATGAGCGGCAAGTGGCATCTGGGTATGACACCCGATAGAGGGCCATCGGTACGAGGCTTCGAGCAGAGTTTTGCGCTCCTTGATGGTGCATCCAATCATTTCGGCACAGATCAGAGCCGGGCCTGGCGGGAGGCAGGTTTTGCGCCGACATACCGTGAAAACGGCAGGCCGGCCAGGTTCCCCGAAGGCGCATACTCATCGGATTATTTTACCGATCGACTGATCCGTCTGCTGGAGGACGGGGCCGGTCAGGCGAACGATTCTCGGCCTTTCTTCGCCTATCTTGCCTTTACGGCCCCACATTGGCCGATTCAGGCCCCGCAAAAGGATATTGCGAAATATAAAGGACGCTATGACGGCGGCTATGAAGTGCTGAGCCGTGCGCGGTTGGCCCGCCAAAAGCGACTGGGCCTGGTTCCGCTCGACGCCGTTCCTCACGCCATGGAGCTTGCCAGGCCCTGGGATTCCTTGAGCACCGAGGAGAAAGAAATCGAGGCCAGGAAGATGGAGGTCTATGCCGCGATGGTGGATCGCATGGACTGGAATATCGGCCGGCTGGTTGCCGCGCTGAAACGGCTTGGCTGGTACAATAACACTCTTGTCCTATTCCTCGCCGATAACGGACCGGATGGTCGCGAGGACCTTAGCCCCGATCATTTGAATAACCTCCCGCCAGCGCCTGAAATCGGCGTCGATAACGGGTTGGAAAATATCGGCAATGCCACCAGTTACGTGTCCTATGGTCCGGGCTGGGCGCAGGCGAATTCCACACCTTCCCGGCTCATGAAGGGCTACCCTACAGAGGGAGGGATCCGCGTAGCCGCTTTTGCCGCCGGTAAGCTTGTCAAAGGTGGAGGGCGGATACTGAATGCCAATCTGGATGTCCGTGACGTGGCGCCGACGTTGCTCGATCTCGCCGGACTTTCTCAGCCGGCTCGCTTTGCCGGCCGACCCATCCTGCCGTACGAAGGGCGCAGCATGCGCAAAGTGTTGAATGGACGGATGTCAATCGTGCGCTCTGCGGATGAGCCATTGGGCTATGAGCTCCTCTACCGCCGCGCGCTTCGTAAAGGTGACTGGAAAGCTGTATTCCTGCCAAAACCTGAAAAGGGAGCTCCAGTCAGGTCCGTGGGGGAAGGGCGCTGGCAGCTCTTCAATATTGCCGACGATCCAGGCGAAACCAGTGATCTGGCCGACCTGAAGCCGGCAAAGCTGCAAGAACTTGTTGCGGATTACGAATCCTACGCCAGGGAAAAGGGTGTAGTGCCGCTGTATCCATGA
- a CDS encoding TonB-dependent receptor: MKTNKLCSGTVGTVWIPRNILLCASVSATLLTLSTGAQRLNAAEALGNSEDRQGIEEIIVTARKRTENLLDIPVAVSVLSEGKIAATGVRDITEISDFTPGLTSQGQGAGGLPDRSANRLVFRGLSTSFGSVFINGAPYTADNSPDVTDLERVEVLTGPQSVYFGRATFSGALNFVTKPPSDEFQARLSADVGTDDYNEFRGVVEGPVLDENLSVRLSVRHYDFGGQYRSAVNGIDLGEQRTDNVTVALASSPGDNLDMSLFYAFSREEDSHPATAKLQTFGTTPLLDCDLGGTNAYYCGRLPDYSDIGSAQIGDNIVVTDLIRDVFVNNSLDLSGFDLGPSLDHFGLKRDIHHVNGRIDFETDAGWQLTTLASYTQTSLTNLRALIGRDTSDVPNIFRSPDPATAAQQPDFIQLAGLAKRETNDLFGEFRISSPQDNRLRATAGASYFKVYGPATVGMLMTNIGPLPSTFDGGTDSGVETSAVFGGIYFDTTEDLTISAEARYQWDSISQKTVFPVPGPQLEKTFKSFSPRLTADYQVAPEHLLYATFSRGYKPGGFNSVLPTLDPELAAQVPPGFDSFFDEEQLDNYEVGHKGNWLDYKLRTTLALYHMQLTDGQVSEAVFLPGPPATPMTLVSNVGKVDLRGAELNADLFVNDHLTISGTLDYNDNEIKQSVFSDGLFIQGSTDVSGNMLDHVSKVRLSLSPVFSFAGPGGGTVQLRFDWLYRSKWYIDNSNSAYVPARHLVNSRLTYDLGDKYSFELYVKNLFDDDTLAEALRAPETLYSETPPMLTPVITPTQNTIFTGLPEQRRFGIKFSVRF; this comes from the coding sequence ATGAAAACCAATAAACTCTGTTCAGGCACAGTCGGGACCGTATGGATCCCTCGCAATATACTCCTGTGCGCCAGCGTATCTGCCACCCTGCTTACGCTTTCCACCGGCGCCCAGAGGCTCAATGCCGCTGAAGCACTGGGCAATAGTGAGGATAGACAGGGTATAGAGGAAATTATTGTCACGGCCCGCAAGCGCACGGAGAACCTGCTCGACATCCCGGTTGCCGTGTCGGTGCTGTCGGAAGGCAAGATCGCCGCAACGGGCGTCAGGGATATTACCGAAATTTCCGACTTTACCCCGGGGCTAACCTCACAGGGCCAGGGCGCTGGCGGATTACCCGACAGGTCGGCCAATCGCCTGGTGTTCCGCGGCCTGTCTACCAGCTTCGGCTCCGTCTTTATCAATGGCGCGCCCTATACCGCCGACAACTCACCGGATGTCACCGACCTGGAAAGGGTCGAGGTTCTTACCGGCCCGCAGAGCGTTTACTTCGGGCGCGCGACGTTTTCCGGCGCGCTCAACTTCGTGACCAAGCCGCCGTCGGACGAATTCCAGGCCCGCCTCAGCGCTGATGTGGGAACTGACGACTATAACGAATTTAGAGGCGTCGTCGAGGGTCCGGTCCTTGACGAGAACCTGAGCGTTCGCCTGAGTGTCCGGCATTACGATTTCGGTGGGCAATATCGCTCCGCGGTAAACGGCATAGATCTCGGCGAGCAGCGCACCGACAATGTGACGGTCGCCCTGGCCAGCAGCCCCGGCGACAATCTTGATATGTCGCTGTTCTACGCTTTTAGCCGGGAAGAAGACAGCCACCCGGCAACGGCCAAACTGCAGACCTTCGGAACCACACCGCTGCTCGATTGCGACCTGGGCGGTACCAACGCCTACTACTGTGGCCGACTCCCGGATTATTCGGATATTGGTTCCGCCCAGATTGGCGACAATATCGTCGTTACCGACCTGATCAGGGACGTGTTCGTCAATAATTCCCTCGACCTTTCCGGGTTCGATCTCGGGCCATCCCTCGATCACTTTGGTCTCAAGCGGGACATTCATCATGTGAACGGCAGAATTGATTTCGAAACCGACGCCGGCTGGCAACTCACGACGCTGGCTTCCTATACCCAGACGTCATTGACCAATCTCCGCGCGCTTATCGGTCGCGACACCTCGGATGTCCCCAATATCTTCAGGTCACCCGACCCTGCTACAGCGGCGCAGCAACCGGACTTCATTCAGTTGGCGGGACTCGCCAAGCGCGAAACCAACGATCTGTTCGGTGAGTTCAGGATTTCTTCTCCACAGGACAATCGACTTCGCGCCACAGCCGGTGCAAGCTACTTCAAGGTCTATGGCCCGGCAACTGTCGGCATGCTGATGACAAACATTGGTCCGTTGCCCTCAACCTTCGATGGCGGGACCGATTCCGGCGTCGAGACGTCAGCGGTGTTTGGCGGAATCTATTTCGATACCACCGAAGACCTGACGATTAGCGCCGAAGCGCGCTATCAGTGGGACTCCATTTCCCAAAAGACCGTGTTTCCGGTGCCGGGTCCACAGCTGGAAAAGACCTTCAAGAGCTTTTCCCCGCGCCTTACGGCCGATTATCAGGTAGCACCTGAACACCTGCTCTATGCGACCTTTTCCCGAGGCTACAAACCCGGTGGATTCAACTCGGTGCTGCCGACCCTCGATCCCGAGCTGGCCGCTCAGGTACCCCCCGGCTTCGATTCATTCTTTGACGAGGAACAGCTGGACAATTACGAGGTGGGCCATAAAGGCAATTGGCTTGACTATAAACTGCGTACCACACTGGCTCTCTACCATATGCAGCTCACCGATGGTCAGGTCAGCGAAGCGGTTTTCCTGCCCGGCCCGCCGGCGACACCCATGACGCTGGTCAGCAACGTTGGCAAGGTGGACCTCCGGGGCGCAGAACTGAATGCGGACCTGTTTGTGAACGATCACCTCACGATCTCCGGCACTCTTGACTACAACGATAACGAGATCAAACAGTCCGTTTTCTCCGACGGTCTGTTTATACAAGGCTCGACCGACGTCAGCGGCAACATGCTGGACCATGTGTCCAAGGTGCGCCTCAGCCTCTCGCCGGTGTTTAGCTTTGCCGGTCCCGGAGGCGGAACCGTCCAGCTGAGATTCGACTGGCTTTACCGCAGCAAATGGTATATCGACAACAGTAATAGTGCCTATGTCCCGGCACGCCATTTAGTGAACTCCCGTCTGACTTACGATCTGGGTGACAAGTACAGCTTCGAGCTCTACGTCAAGAATCTGTTTGATGACGATACGCTAGCTGAAGCCTTGCGGGCGCCAGAAACGCTTTATTCAGAAACTCCGCCGATGTTGACGCCGGTTATAACGCCAACCCAGAACACCATTTTTACTGGTCTGCCAGAACAGCGAAGGTTTGGCATAAAGTTTAGCGTCCGTTTTTGA